Proteins encoded together in one Camelina sativa cultivar DH55 chromosome 9, Cs, whole genome shotgun sequence window:
- the LOC104710345 gene encoding allene oxide cyclase 2, chloroplastic-like yields MASSAVSLQSVSMAMTNLNNHSYFHRSSLLGFSKSFQNLGILSNGPDFSSRSSFTLKKNLTPCRALSQNGNIENSRPSKVQELSVYELNELDRHSPKILKNAMSLMFGLGDLVPFTNKLYTGDLKKRVGITAGLCVVIEHVPEKKGERFEATYSFYFGDYGHLSVQGQYLTYEDSFLAITGGTGVFEGAYGQVKLQQLVYPTKLFYTFYLKGLANDLPEELTGTPVPPSKDVKPAAEANSLELSGL; encoded by the exons ATGGCTTCATCTGCCGTGTCTCTCCAATCTGTGTCTATGGCAATGACAAATCTTAACAATCACTCCTATTTTCATCGAAGCTCTCTTCTTGGTTTCTCTAAATCCTTTCAGAATCTTGGTATCTTATCTAACGGTCCAGATTTCTCCTCACGATCAAGTTTCACTCTCAAGAAGAACCTCACTCCTTGTCGAGCTCTCTCCCAAAACGGGAATATAGAAAACTCCAGACCAA gtaaaGTTCAAGAACTAAGCGTGTACGAACTCAACGAATTAGATAGACACAGcccaaaaattcttaaaaacgCCATGAGCCTAATGTTCGGTCTCGGAGACCTCGTCCCATTCACAAACAAACTATACACCGGCGACCTCAAGAAGCGCGTTGGCATCACGGCCGGTCTCTGCGTGGTGATCGAACACGTTCCCGAAAAGAAGGGTGAGAGATTCGAAGCCACGTACAGCTTTTACTTCGGAGACTACGGCCACTTGTCAGTACAAGGACAGTACTTGACTTACGAGGACTCGTTCTTGGCCATCACTGGTGGAACAGGAGTCTTCGAAGGTGCGTACGGACAGGTTAAGCTTCAACAGCTTGTGTACCCGACAAAACTGTTCTACACTTTTTACCTTAAAGGGTTGGCTAATGATTTGCCGGAGGAGCTCACCGGAACGCCGGTTCCGCCGTCTAAAGACGTGAAACCGGCGGCGGAAGCCAATTCGCTCGAGCTTAGCGGATTATAA